Proteins encoded by one window of Arabidopsis thaliana chromosome 2, partial sequence:
- the CHR5 gene encoding chromatin remodeling 5, with protein MAFFRNYSNDTVSHNVLDENEERQNAATFQSSPLNEDVDGTYSERGFDMNMDVQYQSDPEPGCSIRQPNETAVDNVADPVDSHYQSSTKRLGVTGRWGSTFWKDCQPMGQREGSDPAKDSQSGYKEAYHSEDNHSNDRSEKLDSENENDNENEEEDNEMNKHQSGQADVPADEMLSDEYYEQDEDNQSDHVHYKGYSNPTNSRSLPKAGSAVHSNSRTSRAIHKNIHYSDSNHDHNGDADMDYEEEEDEDDPEDADFEPYDAADDGGASKKHGQGWDVSDEDPESDEEIDLSDYEDDYGTKKPKVRQQSKGFRKSSAGLERKSFHVSSRQKRKTSYQDDDSEEDSENDNDEGFRSLARRGTTLRQNNGRSTNTIGQSSEVRSSTRSVRKVSYVESEDSEDIDDGKNRKNQKDDIEEEDADVIEKVLWHQLKGMGEDVQTNNKSTVPVLVSQLFDTEPDWNEMEFLIKWKGQSHLHCQWKTLSDLQNLSGFKKVLNYTKKVTEEIRYRTALSREEIEVNDVSKEMDLDIIKQNSQVERIIADRISKDGLGDVVPEYLVKWQGLSYAEATWEKDVDIAFAQVAIDEYKAREVSIAVQGKMVEQQRTKGKASLRKLDEQPEWLIGGTLRDYQLEGLNFLVNSWLNDTNVILADEMGLGKTVQSVSMLGFLQNTQQIPGPFLVVVPLSTLANWAKEFRKWLPGMNIIVYVGTRASREVCQQYEFYNEKKVGRPIKFNALLTTYEVVLKDKAVLSKIKWIYLMVDEAHRLKNSEAQLYTALLEFSTKNKLLITGTPLQNSVEELWALLHFLDPGKFKNKDEFVENYKNLSSFNESELANLHLELRPHILRRVIKDVEKSLPPKIERILRVEMSPLQKQYYKWILERNFHDLNKGVRGNQVSLLNIVVELKKCCNHPFLFESADHGYGGDINDNSKLDKIILSSGKLVILDKLLVRLRETKHRVLIFSQMVRMLDILAEYLSLRGFQFQRLDGSTKAELRQQAMDHFNAPASDDFCFLLSTRAGGLGINLATADTVVIFDSDWNPQNDLQAMSRAHRIGQQEVVNIYRFVTSKSVEEEILERAKRKMVLDHLVIQKLNAEGRLEKRETKKGSNFDKNELSAILRFGAEELFKEDKNDEESKKRLLSMDIDEILERAEQVEEKHTDETEHELLGAFKVANFCNAEDDGSFWSRWIKPDSVVTAEEALAPRAARNTKSYVDPSHPDRTSKRKKKGSEPPEHTERSQKRRKTEYFVPSTPLLEGTSAQVRGWSYGNLPKRDAQRFYRTVMKFGNHNQMACIAEEVGGVVEAAPEEAQVELFDALIDGCKESVETGNFEPKGPVLDFFGVPVKANELLKRVQGLQLLSKRISRYNDPISQFRVLSYLKPSNWSKGCGWNQIDDARLLLGILYHGFGNWEKIRLDESLGLTKKIAPVELQHHETFLPRAPNLKERATALLEMELAAAGGKNTNAKASRKNSKKVKDNLINQFKAPARDRRGKSGPANVSLLSTKDGPRKTQKAEPLVKEEGEMSDDGEVYEQFKEQKWMEWCEDVLADEIKTLGRLQRLQTTSADLPKEKVLFKIRRYLEILGRRIDAIVLEHEEDLYKQDRMTMRLWNYVSTFSNLSGDRLNQIYSKLKQEKEEEEGVGPSHLNGSRNFQRQQKFKTAGNSQGSQQVHKGIDTAKFEAWKRRRRTENDVQTERPTITNSNSLGILGPGPLDRSHRARQTGFPPR; from the exons ATGGCTTTCTTTAGGAACTACTCAAACGATACTGTGTCACATAATGTTCTTGATGAAAATGAGGAGCGGCAAAATGCTGCTACTTTTCAGAGTTCACCTTTGAATGAAGATGTGGATGGTACTTATAGTGAAAGAGGCTTTGACATGAACATGGACGTACAGTATCAAAGTGACCCAGAACCAGGATGTAGTATTAGGCAGCCAAATGAGACAGCAGTTGATAATGTAGCTGATCCTGTGGATTCCCATTATCAATCTTCGACAAAGAGATTGGGTGTAACTGGTAGATGGGGTTCCACATTTTGGAAAGATTGTCAGCCAATGGGACAAAGAGAGGGTTCTGATCCTGCCAAAGATTCACAATCCGGTTACAAAGAAGCATATCATAGTGAAGATAATCACTCAAATGACCGGAGTGAAAAGTTAGAttctgaaaatgaaaatgataatgaAAATGAGGAGGAGGATAATGAAATGAACAAGCATCAAAGTGGTCAAGCTGATGTCCCAGCAGATGAAATGTTGTCTGATGAATATTATGAACAAGATGAAGATAATCAAAGCGACCATGTGCACTACAAAGGGTATAGTAATCCTACAAATTCTAGATCACTGCCAAAGGCAGGATCTGCTGTCCATAGCAACTCAAGGACTTCAAGAGCAATTCACAAAAACATTCACTATAGTGATAGTAATCATGACCACAATGGGGATGCTGATATGGACTatgaagaggaggaagatg AGGATGACCCTGAAGATGCTGACTTTGAGCCCTATGATGCTGCTGATGATGGTGGTGCAAGTAAAAAG CATGGCCAAGGTTGGGACGTTTCTGATGAAGACCCTgagagtgatgaagaaattgaTCTTTCCGATTACGAGGACGACTACGGAACAAAAAAGCCCAAGGTTAGGCAACAAAGTAAAGGTTTCCGGAAATCAAGCGCTGGACTCGAACGAAAATCATTCCATGTTTCTAGTCGACAAAAGAGGAAAACATCATATCAAGATGACGACTCAGAGGAAGACTCTGAAAATGACAATGATGAGGGTTTTAGAAGCCTGGCCAGAAGAGGCACAACTCTCCGACAAAACAATGGAAGGTCCACCAATACCATAGGACAGAGTAGTGAAGTTCGCAGCTCCACCCGATCAGTTCGTAAAGTCTCTTATGTAGAGAGTGAAGACAGTGAAGATATAGATGATGGGAAAAATCGTAAAAACCAAAAG GATGACATTGAAGAGGAGGATGCTGATGTTATTGAAAAAGTGCTCTGGCATCAGCTGAAGGGTATGGGTGAAGATGTTCAGACAAATAACAAATCAACAGTTCCTGTTCTAGTAAGCCAACTGTTTGATACTGAGCCAGATTGGAATGAAATGGAATTCCTTATAAAATGGAAAGGCCAATCACACTTGCATTGTCAGTGGAAAACGTTGAGTGATCTCCAAAAT CTTAGTGGATTCAAGAAGGTTCTTAACTATACAAAGAAAGTGACGGAGGAGATTAGGTACAGGACAGCACTCTCGCGAGAGGAG ATTGAGGTCAACGATGTGAGCAAAGAAATGGATCTGGACATCATTAAGCAGAATAGTCAG GTAGAAAGAATAATTGCAGATCGAATAAGCAAAGATGGTTTAGGTGATGTTGTACCAGAGTATCTAGTAAAGTGGCAAGGGCTATCTTATGCTGAAGCAACTTG ggAGAAGGATGTCGATATAGCATTTGCACAAGTTGCTATTGATGAGTACAAg GCTCGTGAAGTTTCAATTGCAGTGCAAGGGAAAATGGTGGAACAGCAGCGTACAAAAGGAAAAG CGAGCTTGAGGAAGCTTGACGAGCAGCCTGAGTGGCTAATTGGAGGTACACTACGTGACTATCAGCTGGAGGGTTTGAATTTTCTTGTCAACAG CTGGCTTAATGATACTAATGTCATTTTGGCTGATGAAATGGGTCTTGGTAAAACTGTTCAGTCAGTTTCAATGCTTGGGTTTTTGCAG AATACCCAACAAATTCCTGGtccttttcttgttgttgtgcCTTTGTCAACACTAGCTAATTGGGCTAAAGAATTTAGAAAGTGGCTTCCCGGCATGAATATAATAGTATATGTTGGCACCCGGGCTAGTCGAGAg GTATGTCAGCAATACGAATTttacaatgaaaagaaagtaGGCCGGCCCATAAAATTCAATGCACTTTTGACTACTTATGAAGTAGTCTTGAAGGATAAAGCTGTCCTCTCCAAGATTAAGTGGATTTACTTAATGGTGGATGAAGCACATCGACTGAAAAATAGTGAGGCACAGCTCTACACAGCTCTTTTG GAATTTAGCACGAAGAACAAATTGCTTATTACTGGTACTCCACTACAGAATAGTGTCGAAGAGCTTTG GGCTCTGCTCCACTTTCTTGATCCTGGCAAGTTTAAGAATAAGGATGAGTTCGTTGAAAACTACAAGAACCTTAGCTCATTCAATGAATCTGAG CTCGCCAACCTGCATTTAGAATTGAGACCCCATATTCTACGACGAGTGATTAAAGATGTTGAAAAGTCGTTGCCTCCAAAAATCGAGCGTATACTAAGAGTTGAGATGTCCCCTCTTCAGAAACA GTACTACAAATGGATACTGGAGCGCAACTTCCATGATTTAAATAAAGGGGTGCGGGGTAATCAG GTTTCACTTTTAAACATCGTGGTGGAGTTGAAGAAATGCTGCAATCATCCTTTCTTATTTGAAAGTGCAGACCATGGATATGGGGGTGACATAAACGATAACTCTAAGCTGGATAAAATTATTCTAAGTAGCGGAAAGCTAGTTATTCTAGACAAGCTACTGGTTAGACTGCGTGAGACTAAGCATCGTGTGCTTATCTTTTCTCAG ATGGTAAGAATGTTAGATATCCTGGCAGAATACCTGTCTCTTAGAGGTTTCCAGTTCCAGAGACTGGATGGTAGTACTAAGGCAGAACTGCGTCAGCAAGCAATGGATCATTTTAACGCACCTGCTAGTGACgacttttgctttcttctttcgACCCGAGCTGGTGGACTGGGTATCAATCTGGCTACTGCTGATACAGTCGTTATATTTGACTCTGATTGGAATCCACAAAATGACCTGCAG GCCATGAGTCGAGCGCATAGAATTGGGCAACAAGAGGTCGTGAACATTTATAGATTTGTCACTAGCAAaagtgttgaagaagaaatcctGGAGCgcgccaaaagaaaaatg GTTCTTGATCATTTGGTTATTCAAAAACTGAATGCGGAGGGTAGGCTGGAGAAGCgagaaactaaaaaaggaAGTAATTTTGACAAG AATGAGCTTTCTGCAATATTGAGATTTGGAGCGGAAGAACTTTTTAAAGAGGataaaaatgatgaagaaagcaaaaagcGGCTGTTGAGTATGGATATTGATGAAATCTTAGAGAGGGCAGAGCAAGTTGAGGAAAAGCATACTGATGAAACAGAACACGAACTGTTGGGTGCTTTTAAG GTTGCCAACTTTTGCAACGCTGAAGATGATGGGTCCTTCTGGAGTCGCTGGATAAAACCTGATTCTGTGGTTACGGCCGAA GAAGCTCTTGCACCACGGGCTGCTAGGAATACAAAGAGTTATGTGGATCCTAGCCATCCTGACAGGactagcaaaagaaaaaagaaaggatcTGAGCCTCCGGAGCATACAGAGAGAAGTCAAAAGCGCAGAAAAACGGAATATTTTGTTCCTTCAACTCCACTATTAGAGGGGACTTCAGCTCAAGTTAGAGGCTGGTCTTATGGAAATCTTCCTAAGAGAGATGCGCAACGATTTTATCGAACT GTCATGAAGTTTGGGAACCATAATCAAATGGCATGTATTGCAGAAGAGGTGGGTGGTGTTGTTGAAGCAGCCCCGGAGGAAGCACAAGTTGAGCTATTTGATGCTTTAATTGATGGTTGTAAGGAATCTGTTGAAACAGGAAATTTTGAACCAAAG GGTCCTGTGTTGGATTTCTTTGGTGTGCCAGTTAAAGCAAACGAACTATTAAAACGTGTGCAAGGACTGCAGCTCCTATCAAAGCGTATTAGTCGATATAACGATCCAATTTCACAATTCCGGGTGTTGTCATACCTTAAACCTTCAAATTGGTCCAAGGGTTGCGGTTGGAATCAGA TCGATGATGCGAGATTGCTTCTGGGAATTCTTTATCATGGTTTTGGGAATTGGGAAAAGATACGATTAGATGAGAGCCTTGGACTTACAAAGAAGATTGCTCCGGTTGAACTTCAACACCATGAGACTTTTCTACCTCGTGCTCCAAACTTAAAGGAGCGTGCCACTGCACTTCTGGAAATG GAACTTGCTGCAGCAGGAGGGAAAAATACAAATGCCAAAGCATCCCgtaaaaattccaaaaagGTCAAGGATAATCttattaatcaatttaaaGCTCCTGCCAGAGACCGGAGAGGAAAATCTGGTCCTGCCAATGTAAGTTTATTATCAACAAAAGATGGACCTCGAAAAACCCAAAAAGCTGAGCCGTTGGTGAAGGAAGAAGGGGAAATGTCTGATGATGGGGAAGTTTACGAGCAGTTCAAGGAGCAGAAATGGATGGAATGGTGTGAAGATGTCTTGGCCGATGAAATCAAAACTCTTGGACGTCTACAAAGACTGCAAACCACAAGTGCCGATCTGCCAAAGGAGAAG GTACTTTTCAAAATCCGGAGATATTTGGAAATCCTTGGGCGAAGAATAGATGCAATTGTCTTAGAACATGAAGAAGATCTATACAAGCAAGATA GAATGACAATGAGATTGTGGAACTATGTTTCAACTTTCTCAAATTTGTCGGGGGATCGACTCAATCAAATCTACTCCAAATTGAAGcaggagaaagaggaagaggaagggGTCGGGCCATCGCACCTCAATGGTTCTAGGAACTTCCAGAGgcaacaaaaattcaaaacagcAGGGAACTCCCAAGGATCACAGCAGGTTCACAAGGGCATTGACACAGCAAAGTTTGAAGCGtggaaacgaagaagaagaacagaaaaCGATGTTCAGACTGAGCGACCAACGATAACAAACTCTAACTCGCTGGGAATACTCGGCCCTGGACCATTGGATAGAAGCCATAGGGCACGTCAAACCGGATTTCCCCCAAGATAA